A window of Bos taurus isolate L1 Dominette 01449 registration number 42190680 breed Hereford chromosome 19, ARS-UCD2.0, whole genome shotgun sequence contains these coding sequences:
- the PHB1 gene encoding prohibitin 1 isoform X1, which translates to MAAKVFESIGKFGLALAVAGGVVNSALYNVDAGHRAVIFDRFRGVQDIVVGEGTHFLIPWVQKPIIFDCRSRPRNVPVITGSKDLQNVNITLRILFRPVASQLPRIFTSIGEDYDERVLPSITTEILKSVVARFDAGELITQRELVSRQVSDDLTERAATFGLILDDVSLTHLTFGKEFTEAVEAKQVAQQEAERARFVVEKAEQQKKAAIISAEGDSKAAELIANSLATAGDGLIELRKLEAAEDIAYQLSRSRNITYLPAGQSVLLQLPQ; encoded by the exons ATGGCTGCCAAAGTGTTTGAGTCCATTGGCAAGTTTGGTCTTGCCTTAGCCGTTGCAGGAGGCGTGGTGAACTCTGCCTTGTATAATG TGGATGCTGGGCACAGAGCTGTCATCTTTGACCGGTTCCGGGGAGTGCAGGACATTGTCGTAGGAGAAGGGACTCACTTCCTCATCCCTTGGGTACAGAAACCAATTATCTTTGACTGCCGCTCTCGACCACGTAATGTGCCAGTAATCACTGGTAGCAAAG ATTTACAGAATGTCAACATCACACTGCGCATCCTCTTCCGGCCGGTTGCTAGTCAGCTTCCTCGCATCTTCACCAGCATCGGCGAGGACTACGACGAGCGCGTGCTGCCATCCATCACTACAGAGATCCTCAAGTCCGTGGTG GCTCGCTTTGATGCTGGAGAACTGATCACCCAGAGAGAGCTGGTCTCCAGACAGGTGAGCGATGACCTCACAGAGCGAGCAGCGACCTTTGGGCTCATCCTGGATGACGTATCCTTG ACGCATCTGACCTTTGGGAAGGAGTTCACAGAAGCGGTGGAAGCCAAacaggtggctcagcaggaagCAGAGAGGGCCAGATTTGTGGTGGAAAAG GCTGAGCAGCAGAAGAAGGCAGCCATCATCTCCGCAGAGGGCGACTCCAAGGCGGCGGAGTTAATTGCCAACTCGCTCGCCACTGCAGGCGACGGCCTGATCGAGCTGCGCAAGCTGGAGGCCGCGGAAGACATCGCGTACCAGCTGTCGCGCTCACGGAACATCACCTACCTGCCCGCCGGGCAGTCGGTGCTCCTCCAGCTGCCCCAGTGA